A single Henriciella sp. AS95 DNA region contains:
- a CDS encoding NAD(P)/FAD-dependent oxidoreductase, giving the protein MSTLFDLSRRHLLAGLAGTAALPALSPQAIAQTRARLVIVGGGFGGATAAKFLKHFLPDATVTLIEPNETFVACPFSNLVIGGQRSINQQTFTYDALRAIGVDVVHQTASDIDTDAHTVTLAEGGGTVGYDKLIMSPGVDIRWGALEGYDERAAEKMPHAWKAGAQTTLLRQQLEAMDDGGLVVMSAPLAPFRCPPGPYERASLIAHYLKTQKPDSKLLILDAKDTFSKKPLFMDAWAKLYPDHLEWRGAADFGRVVSVDPSTMTVSTDFEDITADVANIIPPQKAGDIADRAGVSDETGWCPINPLDFSSTLQPDIHVIGDATIAAPMPKSAFSANLQAKFCAMQIARQVAGLDVEPTVLANTCYSYIAPDQAISITGVYSNADGKLTSIEGAGGLSPEIADDSVRTAEAAQADAWFQTITQEAFG; this is encoded by the coding sequence ATGAGCACTCTCTTTGACCTCTCCCGCCGCCATCTTCTCGCAGGTCTCGCGGGCACGGCCGCCTTGCCTGCCCTGTCTCCGCAAGCCATCGCGCAGACCCGGGCTCGACTGGTCATCGTCGGCGGTGGGTTCGGTGGCGCGACAGCGGCCAAGTTCCTGAAGCACTTCCTTCCAGATGCGACGGTCACGCTCATCGAGCCAAATGAAACCTTCGTGGCATGCCCGTTCAGCAACCTCGTTATTGGTGGCCAGAGATCGATAAACCAGCAGACCTTCACATATGACGCACTGCGCGCCATCGGCGTTGACGTCGTCCACCAGACAGCGAGCGATATCGACACAGACGCGCACACAGTGACCCTCGCTGAGGGTGGCGGCACGGTGGGCTATGACAAACTCATCATGTCGCCTGGCGTCGACATCCGATGGGGCGCGCTTGAAGGCTATGATGAACGCGCCGCAGAAAAGATGCCCCATGCCTGGAAAGCCGGCGCGCAGACCACCCTCCTTCGCCAGCAGCTTGAAGCCATGGATGATGGCGGCCTGGTCGTCATGTCTGCCCCTCTGGCGCCGTTCCGCTGTCCGCCGGGGCCGTATGAGCGCGCCAGCTTGATCGCGCACTACCTCAAGACACAAAAGCCAGATTCCAAGCTTCTGATTCTCGATGCCAAGGACACCTTCTCAAAGAAGCCACTGTTTATGGATGCCTGGGCGAAGCTCTATCCAGATCATCTGGAATGGCGCGGCGCGGCAGACTTTGGCCGCGTCGTCTCTGTCGATCCTTCCACGATGACCGTCTCGACCGACTTTGAGGACATCACCGCCGACGTCGCCAATATCATTCCGCCACAGAAAGCAGGCGATATCGCCGACCGAGCGGGCGTGAGCGACGAGACGGGCTGGTGCCCAATCAACCCTCTGGACTTCTCATCCACCCTGCAGCCGGACATCCACGTCATCGGCGATGCCACAATCGCTGCGCCGATGCCGAAGTCGGCGTTTTCGGCCAATCTTCAGGCCAAATTCTGCGCCATGCAGATCGCCCGTCAGGTCGCCGGACTCGATGTCGAGCCCACCGTCCTTGCCAATACCTGCTACTCCTACATCGCTCCCGATCAGGCGATATCGATCACGGGCGTCTACTCCAACGCAGACGGTAAGCTGACCAGCATTGAAGGGGCGGGCGGGCTCTCCCCTGAAATCGCCGACGATAGCGTCCGCACGGCTGAAGCGGCACAAGCAGACGCCTGGTTCCAGACCATCACGCAAGAGGCATTCGGGTGA